Proteins encoded in a region of the Coregonus clupeaformis isolate EN_2021a chromosome 9, ASM2061545v1, whole genome shotgun sequence genome:
- the LOC121573702 gene encoding inositol-trisphosphate 3-kinase C-like isoform X1 — protein MSMGDMKHSSPNASGDRVWSADSTKHAADFLSHCENAHENDPQLVVKCNASPCRIEFESIRVSGISVGSHPEEDSICSDSGFGGSPASLILRKLSNASSSGLSPVSSFEEYEDDRGFPDEVPRSITWKKPISTGTLSPLSVPPKKPQPWVQVVGHAGSFHAGDYGMLLKRYTEGEQQCLQRLMEDSLRPFVPCYHGVVQRAEQDYNMMDDLLTHFNSPAIMDCKMGTRTYLEEELMKARERPQPRQDMYEKMVDVDPEAPTAEEQALQAVLKTRYMQWRETLSSTTTLGFRIEGIKKADGVCNTNFKRTKSREEVMQALQDYVGCNALILKGYLRRLKELRQVLETSDFFRTHEVVGSSLLFVHDSTGKTGVWMIDFGKTVPLPPPLTLDHHTPWEEGNREDGYLWGLDNLIDVLTDILPHLN, from the exons ATGAGCATGGGTGATATGAAGCACAGTTCCCCAAACGCATCCGGGGATCGAGTATGGTCGGCAGACTCTACAAAACATGCTGCTGATTTCCTCTCACATTGCGAAAACGCACACGAAAACGATCCACAACTGGTGGTCAAATGTAATGCGAGCCCATGCCGAATTGAATTTGAGTCCATCAGGGTTAGCGGGATCTCCGTTGGCTCTCATCCCGAAGAGGATTCGATTTGCTCGGACAGTGGGTTCGGGGGCTCCCCCGCATCACTAATACTCAGAAAGCTGTCAAACGCCTCATCGTCTGGGTTGTCACCCGTCTCGTCTTTTGAAGAATATGAGGACGACCGCGGCTTTCCTGATGAGGTCCCCCGG AGCATCACATGGAAGAAACCCATAAGCACAGGGACCTTGTCTCCCCTCTCCGTGCCCCCCAAGAAGCCACAGCCCTGGGTGCAAGTGGTTGGACATGCAG GGAGCTTCCATGCAGGGGACTATGGGATGCTGCTGAAGCGCTACACTGAGGGGGAGCAGCAGTGCCTGCAGAGGCTGATGGAGGACTCTCTGAGGCCCTTCGTACCATGCTACCACGGAGTGGTGCAGCGGGCCGAGCAGGACTACAACATGATGGACGACCTGCTCACTCACTTCAACTCCCCCGCCATCATGGACTGCAAGATGGGCAcccg GACATACCTGGAGGAGGAGCTGATGAAGGCTCGGGAGCGGCCCCAGCCTCGTCAAGACATGTATGAGAAGATGGTGGACGTGGACCCAGAGGCCCCCACTGCAGAGGAGCAAGCCCTACAGGCAGTACTCAAGACCAGATACATGCAGTGGAGAGAGACCCTGAGCTCCACCACCACTCTGGGTTTCCGCATCGAGGGAATCAAG AAGGCTGATGGTGTGTGCAACACAAACTTCAAAAGGACCAAGAGCAGAGAAGAGGTGATGCAGGCACTGCAGGACTATGTGGGCTGCAATGCCCTAATTCTG AAGGGATATCTAAGACGACTGAAGGAGCTTCGACAGGTGTTGGAGACATCCGACTTCTTCAGGACACACGAG gtgGTGGGCAGCTCCCTGCTTTTTGTGCATGACAGTACAGGGAAGACTGGAGTATGGATGATTGATTTTGGGAAGACTGTTCCCCTGCCGCCGCCTCTCACCCTGGACCACCACACCCCCTGGGAAGAGGGCAACCGAGAGGACGGGTACCTGTGGGGCCTGGACAACCTCATCGATGTCCTGACTGACATACTGCCTCACCTGAACTGA
- the LOC121573702 gene encoding inositol-trisphosphate 3-kinase C-like isoform X2, translating to MHGGSLFSFGLFVPQQRNQSITWKKPISTGTLSPLSVPPKKPQPWVQVVGHAGSFHAGDYGMLLKRYTEGEQQCLQRLMEDSLRPFVPCYHGVVQRAEQDYNMMDDLLTHFNSPAIMDCKMGTRTYLEEELMKARERPQPRQDMYEKMVDVDPEAPTAEEQALQAVLKTRYMQWRETLSSTTTLGFRIEGIKKADGVCNTNFKRTKSREEVMQALQDYVGCNALILKGYLRRLKELRQVLETSDFFRTHEVVGSSLLFVHDSTGKTGVWMIDFGKTVPLPPPLTLDHHTPWEEGNREDGYLWGLDNLIDVLTDILPHLN from the exons ATGCACGGTGGCTCTCTCTTTTCGTTTGGATTATTCGTTCCGCAGCAGCGAAATCAG AGCATCACATGGAAGAAACCCATAAGCACAGGGACCTTGTCTCCCCTCTCCGTGCCCCCCAAGAAGCCACAGCCCTGGGTGCAAGTGGTTGGACATGCAG GGAGCTTCCATGCAGGGGACTATGGGATGCTGCTGAAGCGCTACACTGAGGGGGAGCAGCAGTGCCTGCAGAGGCTGATGGAGGACTCTCTGAGGCCCTTCGTACCATGCTACCACGGAGTGGTGCAGCGGGCCGAGCAGGACTACAACATGATGGACGACCTGCTCACTCACTTCAACTCCCCCGCCATCATGGACTGCAAGATGGGCAcccg GACATACCTGGAGGAGGAGCTGATGAAGGCTCGGGAGCGGCCCCAGCCTCGTCAAGACATGTATGAGAAGATGGTGGACGTGGACCCAGAGGCCCCCACTGCAGAGGAGCAAGCCCTACAGGCAGTACTCAAGACCAGATACATGCAGTGGAGAGAGACCCTGAGCTCCACCACCACTCTGGGTTTCCGCATCGAGGGAATCAAG AAGGCTGATGGTGTGTGCAACACAAACTTCAAAAGGACCAAGAGCAGAGAAGAGGTGATGCAGGCACTGCAGGACTATGTGGGCTGCAATGCCCTAATTCTG AAGGGATATCTAAGACGACTGAAGGAGCTTCGACAGGTGTTGGAGACATCCGACTTCTTCAGGACACACGAG gtgGTGGGCAGCTCCCTGCTTTTTGTGCATGACAGTACAGGGAAGACTGGAGTATGGATGATTGATTTTGGGAAGACTGTTCCCCTGCCGCCGCCTCTCACCCTGGACCACCACACCCCCTGGGAAGAGGGCAACCGAGAGGACGGGTACCTGTGGGGCCTGGACAACCTCATCGATGTCCTGACTGACATACTGCCTCACCTGAACTGA
- the LOC121573702 gene encoding inositol-trisphosphate 3-kinase C-like isoform X3 encodes MLLKRYTEGEQQCLQRLMEDSLRPFVPCYHGVVQRAEQDYNMMDDLLTHFNSPAIMDCKMGTRTYLEEELMKARERPQPRQDMYEKMVDVDPEAPTAEEQALQAVLKTRYMQWRETLSSTTTLGFRIEGIKKADGVCNTNFKRTKSREEVMQALQDYVGCNALILKGYLRRLKELRQVLETSDFFRTHEVVGSSLLFVHDSTGKTGVWMIDFGKTVPLPPPLTLDHHTPWEEGNREDGYLWGLDNLIDVLTDILPHLN; translated from the exons ATGCTGCTGAAGCGCTACACTGAGGGGGAGCAGCAGTGCCTGCAGAGGCTGATGGAGGACTCTCTGAGGCCCTTCGTACCATGCTACCACGGAGTGGTGCAGCGGGCCGAGCAGGACTACAACATGATGGACGACCTGCTCACTCACTTCAACTCCCCCGCCATCATGGACTGCAAGATGGGCAcccg GACATACCTGGAGGAGGAGCTGATGAAGGCTCGGGAGCGGCCCCAGCCTCGTCAAGACATGTATGAGAAGATGGTGGACGTGGACCCAGAGGCCCCCACTGCAGAGGAGCAAGCCCTACAGGCAGTACTCAAGACCAGATACATGCAGTGGAGAGAGACCCTGAGCTCCACCACCACTCTGGGTTTCCGCATCGAGGGAATCAAG AAGGCTGATGGTGTGTGCAACACAAACTTCAAAAGGACCAAGAGCAGAGAAGAGGTGATGCAGGCACTGCAGGACTATGTGGGCTGCAATGCCCTAATTCTG AAGGGATATCTAAGACGACTGAAGGAGCTTCGACAGGTGTTGGAGACATCCGACTTCTTCAGGACACACGAG gtgGTGGGCAGCTCCCTGCTTTTTGTGCATGACAGTACAGGGAAGACTGGAGTATGGATGATTGATTTTGGGAAGACTGTTCCCCTGCCGCCGCCTCTCACCCTGGACCACCACACCCCCTGGGAAGAGGGCAACCGAGAGGACGGGTACCTGTGGGGCCTGGACAACCTCATCGATGTCCTGACTGACATACTGCCTCACCTGAACTGA